In a genomic window of Allomeiothermus silvanus DSM 9946:
- a CDS encoding cation:proton antiporter family protein, with protein MEALWVGAAFALGLLGSQLGLPPLVGYLAAGFALAAFDIHSGEVLQYLGEIGVLLLLFTVGLKLRLASLVRPEVLGVGGLHLLLVGSLLALPLAFSLGAQAAVYLGLGLAFSSTVLAIKVLEDKRELNSYHGRVAIGILVLQDLVAVALLAFAGVKTPTPWVLALLALPLLRPLVFWLLAKSGHSELLLLFGLGLALAGGSIAQRVGISPELGALLFGAVLAGHPQTTELSRTLWGLKEAFLVAFFLNIGLAGLPTLRELMMGLGLLLLLPLKGLIFFGLFLAFGLRARTAFVTTLSLSSYSEFALIVAAPLIESGRLEESWGTVLAVAVASSLAVAAPLNQVAHRIYMRLEPWLSRFERKGRHPDEEPTSLGKARWLVVGMGRTGGAAYKLLESRGERVVGLDSDPDKLERHRAKGRRVLYGDAEDPELWERLELTGLKGVLLTLPDLESKVRALEGLRRRGFIGQIAATSYHREEDAVLEAAGANLIFHPFAEAGERLAERVLEESLPTALLEERPAS; from the coding sequence ATGGAAGCCCTTTGGGTAGGCGCCGCGTTTGCTTTAGGGTTGCTGGGAAGCCAACTCGGGCTTCCCCCCCTGGTAGGCTACCTGGCCGCCGGGTTCGCCCTTGCTGCGTTCGATATCCATAGCGGGGAGGTCCTGCAGTACCTGGGCGAGATCGGGGTGCTGCTGCTGTTATTCACGGTGGGGCTCAAGCTGCGGCTGGCCAGCTTGGTACGGCCCGAAGTACTAGGGGTGGGGGGCCTCCACCTGCTGTTGGTGGGAAGCCTCTTGGCACTTCCGCTGGCCTTCAGTTTAGGCGCTCAAGCAGCGGTGTATCTGGGCTTAGGGTTGGCCTTCTCGAGCACGGTCTTGGCTATCAAAGTCCTGGAAGACAAGCGCGAGCTGAACAGCTACCACGGGCGGGTGGCCATCGGCATCCTGGTCTTGCAAGACCTGGTGGCAGTGGCCCTACTGGCCTTCGCCGGGGTCAAAACCCCCACCCCCTGGGTGCTGGCCCTACTGGCGCTGCCCCTGCTGCGCCCGCTGGTATTCTGGCTCCTGGCCAAGAGCGGCCATAGCGAGCTGTTGCTGCTTTTCGGCCTGGGGCTGGCCCTGGCCGGGGGCAGCATAGCCCAGAGGGTGGGCATCTCGCCCGAACTAGGGGCGCTCCTCTTCGGGGCGGTGCTGGCCGGGCACCCCCAGACCACTGAGCTTTCGCGAACCCTGTGGGGGCTGAAGGAAGCCTTTTTGGTAGCCTTCTTTCTCAACATCGGGCTAGCCGGGCTGCCCACCCTGCGCGAACTGATGATGGGGCTGGGCCTTTTGTTGCTGCTGCCCCTGAAGGGGCTGATCTTCTTCGGCCTTTTCCTAGCGTTTGGCTTGCGGGCCCGGACTGCTTTCGTCACCACGCTCTCCCTCTCGAGCTACAGTGAGTTCGCCCTGATCGTGGCGGCCCCGCTAATCGAATCGGGCCGCCTGGAGGAGAGCTGGGGTACGGTACTGGCGGTGGCGGTGGCCTCTTCGCTGGCGGTAGCCGCCCCGCTTAACCAGGTAGCTCACCGGATCTACATGCGCCTCGAACCCTGGCTCTCGCGGTTCGAGCGCAAAGGCCGCCACCCCGACGAGGAACCTACCTCACTGGGCAAGGCTAGATGGCTGGTGGTGGGGATGGGACGTACCGGGGGAGCCGCTTATAAGCTGTTGGAGAGCCGGGGTGAGCGGGTAGTAGGCCTCGACTCCGACCCCGACAAGCTCGAGCGGCACCGGGCCAAGGGTCGCCGGGTACTCTACGGCGACGCCGAGGATCCCGAACTGTGGGAACGCCTCGAACTCACTGGGCTCAAAGGAGTGCTCCTTACCCTACCCGACCTCGAGTCCAAGGTGCGGGCCCTGGAGGGGCTACGCCGCCGGGGGTTTATAGGGCAGATCGCCGCCACCAGCTACCACCGTGAGGAAGACGCGGTACTCGAGGCCGCCGGAGCCAACCTGATCTTTCACCCCTTCGCCGAGGCCGGGGAACGCTTAGCCGAGCGGGTGCTCGAGGAAAGCCTGCCGACCGCCTTGCTAGAAGAACGCCCCGCGAGCTAG
- a CDS encoding translocation/assembly module TamB domain-containing protein yields the protein MRFRRFWPLLALLVLVLLPAAPPLLDLLLKQGLAAAGFQGQWAGISGYVFTGIRLKEGKLQGPGVRVSAQEVTISYQLFGLLRRELPLRIRVRGGTANLEWDQLIPEKVTQQPPPPFRLLVEQLDLENVEATIAQGQRLPIPKLRLSLGGRGPAYGFRAQTPDGAIKGTVKRTGLEFESWEIRFAGEVRAARFWYPGLEGGRLEGTWKLGPHGVFGDNYVHGGRIKIPGVPFLAEEVEGPIDFVKNQVTARLSGRALDGPVRATARVDISGRRYTFHVEGTPSLPAIGQSYGLSLPVEGRGPLALDGEGWEKVRLKGQFRGEGTAVGQPLTYAGSLALDKTFTLQTQVRGRFFDREYRAGVNLESERYRVNLTDNLGSQLALQGVSNRARGEGSLVWPVPLKGRAQLVFDLEQGRWNLGVRSPGVGLPLAQPLDLSGRLQGEGNRVSGDLGPVRLAGSWENLALAVSKLPLVVGEVAGSGSLRGGRLSADLGYTSPYASFPLAVRQQGAAWLLSSPHASGRYEGGVFTLSVNGQPLTLLEPLQLFGKAVYRNQVFSGDWRLVGERLEARGVIENLATRFSGVVRTPVGTLPLSGRADSGGVQARLSTLNVTAGAEGVRVQGPLAFRLAPGLAVSLRSDLTYRNGEFSGTASAVTPYLSARLEGRGQGLWATTQGYAELSGPVFPDTQLSGQLTLPSLGAVQISKLPMHVTRNGATLGEGRVDFKPGFPFRVLLPARIGGIPATLRGSGGVEGGNLAVRLPWGEVQGSGNWHDLQVTGELAYAPLGQGRLSGTANLFEGSYALRLAVPKLDGALRVFGKGASLTYAGSFQDGRLEVSGAYRAEAGRNALEGLALKVKARDFDLEPLGIPFQLSGTWGEGGGLLRTRTAFGNFEARGQHLLGPLEVSGVGEWGRLRGTLDAERVLAIAQVTLPGIEGQVSLAGPWSDLELLGQGRYDLPYLEPAEWRLEANVNQQTWQLSGPLALVGQGREYRGQIVRWGYAVAGERGQLSGRVRGEGTKIQAELQTTYRGVPIEVSARTDRLEAQAVQADLRLPEGVAHLAEGKVSFDLETAPLAQAFGLPVLGRLAGSLDMEGLLRGDRRLPPGQAKGRLEAWGEAVDLTYHSGQLRVFLPLRNVGARADIGDQIRIEGLGDLSGGVRIEPDLRGELRYAIGGNTFTAQLVGTLQAPQVQAEAVGAWGQAVAQIAGDLKEQMARGTLEVRTPWADAGVVFHSEKTRYAAAGNLKSKQYLEQTGPVSLEGEGLAWKLDWKAPLGVQAEGEGLGFEQVRLLGANSVKVAQRNFDLQGDLTYRRGAASANGTFAGRMAVSSPGIRLDLRGEGRRLWAEGEAFEVKVAANSDDRGNLGGSLSYIRTLGPSRLEASGELSGNLQAPRLEGRGLVLGQGKEIALRFSHAGKFFARAEGEGVDIRVQGPDLLQAGALENIRLSAHLDADLEPFTGVPVHLRTQAEGPWQTLEFPIVVSGFDTQATGEVRLQPLWARLEGTYQGQGFRVIYQEGLSAELTGPYLRGTARWAEAGPTGALAVELPLPGGGLRGQADLTRAQAELKGFGDWRGTVLARLPGGWREPTRIRLAADLTGVVEVQGDIQAQLSPRGVEGQVVVGYPEWGSVRFEGRGARVEIRGQGGVEPLTGSLDLVPLRFNWSYVGELPKGLGRLQARGGYPGAWLSGQYQNLGKTLSLRGEGQKLQVSGEGVQGQLSTQGPSLRLHNFTLGPAVLSGTAEGKWSALDFDLAWQALGRAGEVRGSYGEGRLQANLFGDVAGLVLWGPTWSGRLRMREGEVQLSGAGAIPQASGGFFGLQARLNYPVLEVETVASQRSGESLRANLLTRQAQGRLVYQGIEVTGSGQRVTARYPLADGRLQGDLDLHTFAVTLSAPDLGQGSLRYADGQLEGQVTARLYAVDLTLRGVGQRLYLSGSHPASDWLSWGAGRFEGEIGLSADWSLSYQGEGQVFQARGKGLEGQVQAQGRWIQGELAYSGDWKGVLKLDVPLKPLESRLKGELAARSPLQVSAVLSGAIGQISLTARLDGGVPVARAELASVVLEDLPWLHPVVPYLSGRVSGAVGYREGNLAVTLQAPSLRVVGDEAPLPMHLEGTWKGGEAKGELRLGKSTAQLTLNRDQLGGHVQAVNFPLHWLLSAWAGELKGQAFWTGKASFRYHFLDPWASQGLLVGERLRFEGGGDALVGQAVLRYEKERLDIDKLALSGKGTWRGEGYWSRKEGSRLKLDLQDTTFTPVLQVIPTLKPFAPEGSGTLRLSSDGNQFALELEKFRFKLGPVVGEFPQARLRLGETAVAEGTLNLSGPYPAQAQLSGEGSLQSFLVRARGTAQIPLLEPNQRLSVEFRYPGYVTTVSTETATLSGTVFPLAMGFYGEIPVSAPRYYLQEGRVRVNGSLNQEGGVFKLRGNVEVLRARLALPEGQQEVTVPVGDSSKPANTPVGSRPGDRLEQQPREAAPLEFVNLRITAERGILFQEALAQGELAGDVYLNGTLSDPFLSGEVRPLRGEVRLWNNVFTLRESVPDEGGEFRSVATFSPDQGIFPVVSVVASASQIRDQASGATYDVLLKLRGRFVRESGRARFVVDQGYPQLVATGVSGQAAALSQAQIYTLLTLGRSDLENVPASLVQSGLQAALQNFLFGQLERELAKALGLEQVRIEVPNFSGGNFRFETTSLSFGIRIAPEVLLRTTFAFTGEGIITAEYRLDGFIFTLGTKFVSETTGIKLRPEFSLGYSILPNLDLSLFVRDDTKPGADPDVRFGLGLNLRF from the coding sequence ATGCGCTTTCGGCGCTTCTGGCCTCTCCTAGCCCTTTTGGTGTTGGTGCTGCTCCCTGCGGCGCCACCCCTGTTGGATCTACTGCTCAAACAGGGCTTGGCGGCAGCTGGGTTTCAGGGCCAGTGGGCAGGAATCTCCGGGTATGTATTCACCGGCATTCGCCTGAAAGAGGGAAAGCTCCAGGGGCCGGGGGTTAGGGTTAGTGCCCAGGAAGTCACCATCAGCTATCAGCTTTTCGGACTGCTGCGGCGTGAGTTGCCGCTGCGCATCCGGGTGAGGGGCGGGACCGCCAACCTGGAGTGGGACCAGCTGATCCCGGAGAAGGTTACCCAGCAACCGCCCCCACCCTTCCGGCTATTGGTCGAGCAACTCGACCTCGAGAACGTGGAGGCCACCATCGCCCAGGGGCAGCGCCTTCCCATTCCCAAGCTGCGGCTTAGCCTCGGGGGCCGAGGCCCAGCGTACGGCTTCCGTGCCCAGACCCCCGACGGGGCGATAAAAGGGACGGTCAAACGCACCGGCCTCGAGTTCGAATCGTGGGAAATCCGCTTTGCCGGGGAAGTGCGGGCCGCCCGCTTCTGGTATCCGGGCCTCGAGGGGGGGAGGCTCGAGGGGACCTGGAAGCTCGGCCCCCACGGCGTATTCGGCGACAACTACGTCCATGGCGGGCGGATCAAGATCCCCGGGGTGCCCTTTCTCGCCGAGGAGGTGGAGGGGCCGATTGATTTCGTGAAGAACCAGGTCACCGCCCGCCTCAGCGGGCGAGCCCTGGACGGTCCGGTACGGGCTACCGCGCGGGTGGACATCTCCGGGCGGCGCTATACCTTCCACGTCGAGGGAACCCCCAGCCTCCCGGCCATCGGCCAGAGCTACGGCCTGAGCCTGCCGGTGGAGGGACGGGGGCCGCTTGCGCTCGACGGCGAGGGGTGGGAGAAGGTGCGGCTCAAGGGGCAGTTCCGCGGGGAGGGGACCGCGGTTGGTCAACCCCTGACCTACGCGGGAAGTTTGGCCCTGGATAAGACCTTCACCCTGCAAACCCAGGTGCGGGGGCGGTTTTTCGACCGGGAGTACCGGGCCGGGGTGAACCTCGAGAGCGAGCGTTACCGGGTCAACCTGACCGACAACTTGGGCAGCCAGCTTGCCCTACAGGGTGTAAGCAACCGGGCCCGCGGCGAGGGCAGCCTGGTGTGGCCGGTGCCGCTCAAGGGTAGGGCCCAACTGGTGTTCGACCTCGAGCAGGGGCGCTGGAACCTGGGCGTGCGGTCGCCGGGCGTGGGGCTTCCCCTGGCCCAGCCCCTCGACCTCTCGGGCCGCTTGCAAGGGGAAGGGAACCGAGTCAGCGGCGACCTGGGGCCGGTGAGGCTAGCGGGAAGCTGGGAGAACCTGGCTTTGGCAGTGAGCAAGCTGCCGCTGGTGGTGGGGGAGGTGGCGGGAAGCGGAAGCCTGCGCGGGGGGCGCTTATCCGCCGACCTCGGGTACACCTCGCCCTACGCCTCGTTCCCCCTGGCAGTGCGCCAGCAGGGCGCGGCCTGGCTACTCAGCTCGCCCCACGCCTCGGGGCGCTACGAGGGGGGCGTCTTTACCCTGAGCGTGAACGGCCAACCGCTCACCCTGCTCGAGCCCTTGCAGCTTTTCGGGAAGGCGGTCTACCGCAACCAGGTCTTCTCCGGCGACTGGCGGCTGGTAGGAGAGCGGCTCGAGGCCCGCGGGGTGATCGAGAACCTGGCGACCCGTTTTAGCGGTGTGGTGCGCACCCCGGTGGGAACCCTACCCCTTTCGGGCCGAGCCGATTCCGGCGGGGTGCAAGCACGGCTCTCGACCCTCAACGTCACGGCGGGCGCCGAGGGGGTGCGGGTGCAGGGACCGCTCGCATTCAGGCTGGCCCCTGGCCTCGCGGTCTCCCTCCGCAGCGACCTCACCTACCGGAACGGGGAATTCTCCGGTACCGCCAGCGCCGTCACCCCCTACCTGTCGGCGCGGCTCGAGGGCCGGGGCCAGGGCCTCTGGGCGACCACCCAGGGCTACGCCGAGCTTTCCGGCCCGGTCTTCCCCGACACCCAGCTTTCCGGCCAGCTCACTCTGCCGAGCTTGGGGGCGGTGCAGATTTCCAAGCTGCCCATGCACGTCACCCGCAACGGGGCTACCCTCGGCGAGGGCCGGGTGGACTTCAAACCCGGGTTTCCCTTCCGGGTGCTGTTACCGGCGCGGATTGGCGGCATCCCGGCCACCCTGCGCGGGAGTGGGGGGGTGGAGGGGGGCAACCTCGCGGTCCGGCTGCCCTGGGGCGAGGTGCAGGGTAGCGGGAACTGGCACGATCTGCAGGTGACGGGCGAACTGGCCTACGCGCCGCTAGGGCAAGGTCGGCTGAGCGGTACGGCGAACCTCTTCGAGGGGAGCTATGCCCTGCGCCTGGCGGTGCCCAAGCTGGACGGAGCCCTGCGGGTCTTCGGCAAGGGAGCCAGCCTGACCTACGCTGGGAGCTTCCAGGACGGGCGCTTGGAAGTGTCCGGGGCATACCGGGCGGAGGCCGGGCGGAACGCGCTGGAGGGCCTAGCGCTAAAGGTCAAGGCGAGAGATTTTGACCTCGAGCCCTTGGGCATCCCCTTCCAACTCAGCGGGACCTGGGGGGAAGGCGGAGGCCTACTCCGCACCCGGACGGCTTTTGGGAACTTTGAGGCGCGGGGGCAGCACCTCTTGGGGCCGCTCGAGGTGAGCGGCGTGGGGGAGTGGGGCCGCCTCCGGGGTACCCTGGACGCCGAGCGGGTCTTGGCCATAGCCCAGGTCACGCTTCCCGGGATCGAGGGACAGGTGAGCCTGGCCGGGCCCTGGAGCGACCTCGAGCTGCTGGGGCAGGGCCGCTACGACCTGCCCTATCTCGAGCCGGCCGAGTGGCGGCTCGAGGCCAACGTAAACCAGCAGACCTGGCAGCTTTCCGGGCCGCTGGCCCTGGTTGGGCAGGGGCGCGAATACCGCGGCCAGATCGTGCGCTGGGGCTACGCGGTGGCGGGGGAGCGGGGCCAACTCAGCGGGCGGGTCAGGGGAGAAGGAACCAAAATCCAAGCCGAACTCCAGACCACCTACCGGGGGGTTCCCATAGAGGTTTCAGCCCGCACGGATCGCCTCGAGGCCCAGGCCGTGCAAGCGGATCTGCGGCTGCCCGAGGGGGTGGCCCACCTCGCCGAAGGGAAAGTAAGCTTCGACCTAGAGACCGCCCCCCTTGCCCAAGCGTTCGGTCTTCCGGTTTTGGGGCGGCTTGCCGGGTCGTTGGACATGGAAGGTTTACTGCGCGGCGACCGCCGCCTGCCGCCAGGCCAGGCCAAAGGCCGCCTCGAGGCTTGGGGTGAGGCCGTGGATCTCACCTACCACAGCGGCCAGCTGCGGGTCTTCCTGCCCCTGCGAAACGTAGGAGCCCGCGCCGATATCGGCGACCAGATTCGGATAGAGGGGCTGGGCGACCTCTCTGGAGGGGTTCGGATCGAGCCTGATCTGCGGGGCGAACTGCGCTACGCCATCGGAGGCAATACCTTTACCGCCCAACTCGTCGGGACCCTGCAGGCCCCACAGGTGCAGGCCGAGGCGGTAGGTGCTTGGGGGCAGGCAGTGGCCCAGATTGCCGGCGACTTGAAGGAGCAGATGGCCCGCGGCACGCTCGAGGTGCGCACCCCTTGGGCCGATGCCGGGGTGGTCTTTCACAGCGAGAAAACCCGCTACGCTGCCGCGGGGAACCTAAAGAGCAAACAGTACCTCGAGCAGACCGGGCCAGTGAGCCTAGAGGGGGAGGGCCTGGCCTGGAAGCTCGACTGGAAGGCCCCCCTGGGCGTGCAGGCGGAGGGCGAGGGTCTCGGCTTCGAGCAAGTCCGGCTCCTCGGGGCGAACTCGGTGAAGGTCGCGCAGCGCAATTTCGACCTCCAGGGAGACCTCACCTACCGTCGGGGTGCGGCATCGGCTAACGGGACCTTCGCCGGGCGGATGGCGGTCTCGAGCCCGGGGATCCGGCTCGACCTGCGCGGGGAGGGAAGGCGGCTATGGGCTGAGGGTGAGGCCTTCGAGGTGAAGGTCGCGGCCAACAGCGACGACCGAGGGAACCTAGGGGGAAGCCTCAGCTATATCCGTACCCTTGGCCCCAGCCGCCTCGAGGCCAGCGGGGAACTCTCGGGGAACCTCCAAGCTCCTAGGCTGGAGGGCCGGGGCCTTGTGCTGGGCCAGGGGAAGGAGATTGCCCTGCGCTTCAGCCACGCCGGGAAGTTCTTTGCCCGAGCCGAGGGTGAGGGGGTGGACATCCGGGTGCAGGGCCCGGATTTGCTACAGGCCGGGGCCCTGGAAAACATCCGCTTGAGTGCGCACCTCGATGCTGACCTGGAGCCTTTCACCGGGGTCCCGGTGCACCTGCGCACCCAGGCCGAGGGCCCCTGGCAGACCCTGGAATTTCCCATCGTGGTGAGCGGTTTCGATACCCAGGCCACCGGCGAGGTCCGGCTCCAACCCCTCTGGGCCCGGCTCGAGGGCACCTACCAGGGTCAGGGTTTTCGGGTGATCTACCAGGAGGGGCTCTCAGCAGAACTGACCGGGCCCTATCTGCGGGGGACTGCCCGCTGGGCTGAGGCGGGGCCTACCGGGGCACTGGCGGTGGAGCTCCCCCTGCCCGGTGGAGGCTTACGCGGCCAGGCCGATCTGACGCGCGCTCAGGCCGAGCTGAAGGGCTTTGGCGACTGGCGGGGCACGGTCTTGGCTCGTTTGCCGGGAGGTTGGCGCGAGCCGACGCGGATCCGGCTCGCGGCTGACCTCACAGGGGTAGTGGAAGTCCAAGGCGATATCCAGGCCCAACTTTCCCCAAGAGGGGTGGAGGGCCAGGTGGTGGTAGGTTATCCCGAGTGGGGCAGCGTGCGCTTCGAGGGAAGAGGGGCGCGAGTAGAGATCCGCGGACAGGGAGGGGTGGAACCCCTCACCGGGAGCCTGGACCTTGTGCCCTTGCGCTTTAACTGGAGCTATGTGGGGGAATTACCGAAGGGGCTGGGCAGGTTACAAGCCCGGGGGGGTTACCCTGGGGCTTGGCTCTCGGGGCAGTACCAGAATTTGGGCAAGACCCTGAGTTTGCGGGGTGAGGGCCAAAAGCTGCAGGTCTCGGGTGAAGGGGTCCAGGGCCAACTGAGCACCCAAGGGCCATCCCTGCGGCTACACAACTTTACCCTGGGCCCAGCGGTGCTCAGCGGCACGGCGGAAGGGAAGTGGTCAGCCCTTGACTTTGACCTCGCCTGGCAAGCTCTGGGCCGTGCGGGGGAGGTTCGCGGCAGCTATGGTGAGGGCCGTTTACAGGCCAATCTCTTTGGGGATGTAGCGGGTCTGGTGCTCTGGGGGCCGACCTGGTCGGGGCGGCTGCGTATGCGTGAGGGGGAGGTGCAGCTCTCAGGAGCGGGGGCCATTCCCCAGGCGAGCGGGGGGTTCTTCGGGCTTCAGGCCAGGCTCAACTATCCCGTTCTCGAGGTAGAGACGGTAGCTTCTCAGCGCAGCGGAGAGAGCTTGAGGGCAAACCTCCTCACCCGCCAGGCCCAGGGCCGCCTGGTCTACCAGGGTATCGAGGTTACCGGTTCGGGGCAGCGGGTCACCGCTCGATATCCCCTGGCCGACGGGCGCTTGCAGGGCGACCTCGATCTCCACACCTTTGCCGTCACGCTCAGCGCTCCCGATCTAGGGCAAGGTAGCCTGCGCTACGCCGATGGACAGCTCGAGGGCCAGGTCACCGCTCGGCTGTACGCGGTAGATCTGACCCTGCGCGGTGTGGGCCAGAGGCTTTACCTAAGCGGAAGCCACCCGGCGAGCGACTGGCTCTCCTGGGGCGCGGGTCGTTTCGAGGGGGAGATAGGGCTTTCCGCCGATTGGAGCCTCAGCTACCAGGGTGAGGGGCAGGTTTTCCAAGCTAGGGGAAAGGGGCTCGAGGGCCAGGTGCAGGCCCAGGGCCGCTGGATTCAGGGTGAACTGGCTTACAGCGGGGATTGGAAGGGGGTGCTCAAGCTCGACGTACCCCTCAAACCTCTGGAATCCCGGCTCAAGGGCGAGCTTGCGGCCCGGAGCCCCTTGCAGGTGAGCGCGGTGCTCTCCGGGGCCATCGGCCAGATCAGCCTAACCGCTCGGCTCGACGGTGGTGTGCCGGTGGCCCGGGCCGAACTGGCCAGCGTGGTGCTGGAGGATCTGCCCTGGCTGCACCCTGTGGTGCCCTACCTGAGCGGGCGGGTCAGTGGGGCGGTGGGCTACCGCGAGGGGAACCTGGCCGTCACCCTCCAGGCCCCGTCGTTGCGGGTGGTCGGGGACGAGGCCCCGCTCCCGATGCACCTCGAGGGCACCTGGAAGGGCGGTGAGGCCAAGGGTGAACTGCGCTTGGGCAAGAGCACGGCTCAGCTCACGCTGAACCGGGATCAACTGGGCGGGCACGTACAGGCGGTGAACTTCCCCCTGCACTGGCTCCTCTCGGCCTGGGCGGGTGAACTCAAGGGCCAGGCCTTTTGGACTGGCAAAGCCAGCTTCCGCTACCACTTTCTTGATCCCTGGGCCTCACAGGGTTTGCTGGTTGGCGAGCGGCTGCGCTTCGAGGGGGGCGGCGATGCTCTGGTCGGACAGGCCGTGCTGCGCTACGAGAAAGAGCGCCTGGATATCGACAAACTGGCCCTCTCTGGCAAAGGCACTTGGCGGGGGGAGGGTTACTGGAGCCGCAAGGAAGGTAGCCGCCTCAAGCTCGATCTGCAAGACACCACCTTTACCCCGGTATTGCAGGTGATCCCCACCCTCAAACCCTTCGCTCCCGAAGGCAGTGGCACCCTGCGGCTCAGCTCGGATGGAAACCAATTCGCGCTCGAGCTGGAGAAGTTCCGCTTCAAGCTGGGACCGGTGGTGGGAGAGTTTCCCCAAGCCCGCTTGCGGCTGGGCGAGACCGCAGTGGCCGAAGGAACCCTCAACCTCAGCGGGCCCTACCCGGCCCAGGCCCAGCTTTCCGGAGAAGGGAGCCTCCAGAGCTTTTTGGTACGGGCCCGGGGAACGGCCCAGATCCCCCTTTTGGAGCCCAATCAGCGGCTTAGTGTGGAGTTCCGCTACCCCGGTTACGTCACCACCGTCTCTACCGAGACTGCGACCCTCTCCGGCACGGTGTTCCCGTTGGCGATGGGTTTTTACGGAGAGATCCCGGTGAGCGCACCCCGCTACTACCTGCAAGAAGGCCGGGTGCGGGTCAATGGATCGCTCAACCAAGAGGGAGGGGTCTTCAAGCTGCGGGGGAACGTAGAGGTGCTGCGGGCCCGGCTGGCCCTACCCGAAGGGCAGCAGGAAGTCACGGTGCCGGTGGGGGATTCCTCCAAGCCCGCCAATACCCCCGTAGGGAGTCGCCCTGGCGACCGGCTGGAGCAACAACCTCGCGAAGCCGCCCCGCTGGAGTTCGTTAACCTGCGGATCACTGCCGAGCGCGGTATCCTCTTCCAGGAAGCCTTGGCTCAAGGGGAGTTGGCCGGAGACGTGTACCTCAACGGTACCCTCTCGGATCCCTTCCTAAGCGGGGAAGTGCGCCCCTTGCGGGGCGAGGTGCGGTTGTGGAATAACGTATTCACCCTGCGCGAAAGCGTTCCCGACGAGGGCGGGGAGTTCCGTAGCGTTGCTACCTTTAGCCCCGATCAGGGGATTTTCCCTGTTGTGAGCGTGGTGGCCAGCGCTTCCCAGATCCGCGATCAGGCTAGTGGCGCAACCTACGACGTGCTGCTCAAGCTGCGGGGGCGCTTCGTGCGGGAGAGCGGACGGGCTCGGTTCGTAGTGGATCAGGGATATCCGCAGCTTGTCGCCACCGGAGTCTCGGGTCAGGCCGCGGCGCTTTCCCAAGCCCAGATTTACACCCTGCTCACCCTAGGACGCAGCGATTTGGAGAACGTTCCTGCAAGCTTAGTGCAGTCCGGCTTACAAGCAGCTTTGCAAAACTTCTTATTTGGCCAGCTCGAGCGCGAGCTGGCCAAGGCCCTAGGCCTGGAACAAGTTCGTATTGAGGTTCCGAATTTTAGCGGTGGCAATTTCCGCTTCGAGACCACTAGCCTGAGCTTTGGCATCCGCATTGCTCCCGAGGTGCTACTACGCACCACCTTCGCTTTCACCGGGGAGGGGATCATTACGGCGGAGTACCGGCTGGATGGCTTTATCTTTACCTTGGGCACCAAGTTTGTCTCCGAAACCACCGGTATCAAGCTCAGACCTGAGTTCTCGCTGGGCTACTCGATTTTGCCCAACCTAGACCTTAGCCTTTTCGTGCGGGACGACACTAAACCCGGCGCTGACCCTGACGTGCGCTTTGGTCTAGGCCTGAATTTGCGTTTCTGA
- a CDS encoding acylphosphatase: MKRIVVLVTGEVQGVGYRAYARKRAMELGLCGYAENLSDGRVEVVAEGSKENLEQFLEFLRKGLRLSRVTGLDVQWSEATGLKGFSIR, from the coding sequence ATGAAGCGGATCGTGGTGTTGGTGACGGGAGAGGTGCAGGGCGTAGGATACCGGGCCTACGCCCGCAAGCGTGCGATGGAATTGGGCCTATGCGGCTATGCGGAAAACCTAAGCGATGGCCGGGTGGAGGTAGTGGCGGAGGGAAGCAAAGAAAACCTCGAGCAATTCCTGGAGTTCCTGCGCAAAGGCCTCAGGCTCTCCCGAGTAACCGGATTAGACGTGCAGTGGAGCGAAGCCACTGGGCTCAAAGGGTTCAGTATCCGCTAG